One part of the Eptesicus fuscus isolate TK198812 chromosome 20, DD_ASM_mEF_20220401, whole genome shotgun sequence genome encodes these proteins:
- the NUP85 gene encoding nuclear pore complex protein Nup85 isoform X2, protein MCFDWGPGEMLVCETSFNKKGKSEKVPGCPFIYIVQKDVDVYSHILRKLFNESHGIFVGLQKIEEELTGKSRKAQLVRVSKNYRSVIRACMEEMHQAAIAAKDPASSRQFSSQVSILSAMELIWNLCEILFIEVAPAGPLLLLLLDWVRLHVCEVDSMLADVLGSENPSKHERFWNLVTILVLQGRLDEARQMLSKEADASPTSAGMCRILGDLMRTMPVLSPGNTQTLTELELKWQHWHEECERHLQDGTFVSSPHLESLCKIMLGDEAALLEQKELLSNWYHFLVTRLLYSHPTVKPIDLHFYAQSSLDLFLGGESSPEPLDNILMAAFEFDIHQVIKECSIALSNWWFVAHLTDLLDHCKLLQSHNLYFGSNMREFLLLEYASGLFAHHSLWQLGVDYFDYCPELGRVSLELHIERIPLSTEQKALKVLRICERRQMTEQVRSICKILAMKAVRNNRLGSALSWSIRAKDAAFATLVSDRFLMDYCERGCFSDLDLIDNLGPAMMLSDRLTFLGKYREFHRLYGDKRFVDAASLLLSLMTSQIAPRSFWMTLLTDALPLLEQKQVIFSAEQTYKLLRCLEDLTSGRPEHGEPDAQQLQDDDIETTKVEMLRLSLARNLARAIIKEGSLEGS, encoded by the exons ATGTGTTTTGACTGGGGTCCAGGGGAGATGCTGGTGTGTGAGACCTCCTTCAACAAAAAAG GAAAGTCAGAGAAGGTGCCAGGCTGCCCTTTTATCTATATTGTCCAGAAAGATGTAGATGTTTACTCTCACATCTTGAGAAAACTCTTCAACGAATCCCATGGAATCTTTGTGGGCCTCCAGAAAATTGAAGAAGAATTGACTGGAAAATCCAGAAAAGCTCA ATTAGTTCGAGTGAGTAAAAACTACCGATCAGTCATAAGAGCATGCATGGAGGAAATGCACCAGGCTGCAA TTGCTGCTAAAGATCCAGCCAGCAGTCGCCAGTTCAGCAGCCAG GTCTCCATCCTGTCAGCAATGGAGCTCATTTGGAACCTTTGTGAGATTCTTTTTATTGAAGTTGCCCCAG CTggcccgctcctcctcctcctcctcgacTGGGTCCGACTGCACGTGTGCGAGGTGGACAGTATGTTGGCAGATGTTCTGGGCAGTGAGAACCCAAGCAAGCACGAGAGGTTCTGGAACTTG GTGACCATCTTGGTGCTGCAAGGCAGGCTGGACGAGGCCCGGCAGATGCTCTCCAAGGAAGCCGACGCCAGCCCCACCTCTGCAGGCATGTGCCGAATCCTGGGGGACCTGATGAGGACCATGCCCGTTCTCAGC CCTGGTAACACGCAGACCTTAACGGAGCTAGAGCTCAAGTGGCAGCACTGGCATGAGGAATGTGAGCGGCACCTCCAGGACGGCACGTTCGTCTCCAGTCCTCACCTGGAGTCTCTCTGCAAG ATCATGTTGGGAGACGAAGCTGCCTTGTTGGAGCAGAAGGAGCTGCTGAGTAACTGGTATCATTTCCTAGTGACCCGGCTCTTGTACTCTCATCCCACAGTCAAGCCCATTGATCTGCATTTCTATGCCCAG TCCAGCCTTGACCTATTTCTGGGAGGTGAGAGCAGCCCAGAGCCCCTGGACAACATCCTGATGGCGGCCTTCGAGTTTGACATCCACCAGGTGATCAAGGAGTGCAG CATCGCCCTCAGCAACTGGTGGTTTGTGGCCCATCTGACTGATTTGCTGGATCACTGCAAACTCCTCCAGTCCCACAACCTCTA CTTTGGATCCAACATGAGAGAGTTCCTCCTGCTAGAATATGCCTCGGGGCTGTTTGCTCATCACAG CCTGTGGCAGCTGGGGGTGGATTACTTTGACTACTGCCCGGAGCTGGGCCGAGTGTCCTTGGAGCTGCACATTGAGCGCATCCCTCTGAGCACTGAGCAGAAAGCCCTCAAGGTGCTGCGGATTTGTGAGCGGCGGCAGATGACTGAGCAAG TTCGCAGCATTTGTAAGATCTTAGCTATGAAAGCTGTCCGCAACAATCGCCTGGGCTCCGCCCTCTCTTGGAGCATTCGAGCCAAAGATGCCGCCTTTGCCACGCTGGTGTCAGACAG GTTCCTCATGGATTACTGTGAGCGAGGCTGCTTTTCTGACTTAGATCTCATTGACAACTTGGGGCCGGCCATGATGCTCAGTGACCGACTGACATTCTTGG GAAAGTATCGCGAATTCCACCGATTATATGGGGACAAGCGTTTTGTTGATGCGGCTTCTCTTCTCCTGTCACTAATGACTTCTCAGATTGCCCCACGGTCTTTCTGGATGACACTCCTAACAGACGCCCTACCCCTTTTGGAACAGAAACAG GTGATTTTCTCAGCAGAGCAAACGTACAAGCTGCTGAGATGTCTGGAGGACTTGACCTCAGGACGACCAGAGCATGGAGAACCTGATGCCCAGCAACTCCAG GATGACGACATAGAGACCACCAAGGTGGAAATGCTGAGACTTTCTCTTGCACGAAATCTGGCGCGGGCAATTATAAAAGAAGGCTCATTGGAAGGTTCCTGA
- the NUP85 gene encoding nuclear pore complex protein Nup85 isoform X1: MEELDGEPIVTLIPGVNSKNKQMCFDWGPGEMLVCETSFNKKGKSEKVPGCPFIYIVQKDVDVYSHILRKLFNESHGIFVGLQKIEEELTGKSRKAQLVRVSKNYRSVIRACMEEMHQAAIAAKDPASSRQFSSQVSILSAMELIWNLCEILFIEVAPAGPLLLLLLDWVRLHVCEVDSMLADVLGSENPSKHERFWNLVTILVLQGRLDEARQMLSKEADASPTSAGMCRILGDLMRTMPVLSPGNTQTLTELELKWQHWHEECERHLQDGTFVSSPHLESLCKIMLGDEAALLEQKELLSNWYHFLVTRLLYSHPTVKPIDLHFYAQSSLDLFLGGESSPEPLDNILMAAFEFDIHQVIKECSIALSNWWFVAHLTDLLDHCKLLQSHNLYFGSNMREFLLLEYASGLFAHHSLWQLGVDYFDYCPELGRVSLELHIERIPLSTEQKALKVLRICERRQMTEQVRSICKILAMKAVRNNRLGSALSWSIRAKDAAFATLVSDRFLMDYCERGCFSDLDLIDNLGPAMMLSDRLTFLGKYREFHRLYGDKRFVDAASLLLSLMTSQIAPRSFWMTLLTDALPLLEQKQVIFSAEQTYKLLRCLEDLTSGRPEHGEPDAQQLQDDDIETTKVEMLRLSLARNLARAIIKEGSLEGS, translated from the exons ATGGAGGAGCTCGATGGCGAGCCGATAGTCACT TTGATTCCAGGAGTGAATTCCAAGAACAAGCAAATGTGTTTTGACTGGGGTCCAGGGGAGATGCTGGTGTGTGAGACCTCCTTCAACAAAAAAG GAAAGTCAGAGAAGGTGCCAGGCTGCCCTTTTATCTATATTGTCCAGAAAGATGTAGATGTTTACTCTCACATCTTGAGAAAACTCTTCAACGAATCCCATGGAATCTTTGTGGGCCTCCAGAAAATTGAAGAAGAATTGACTGGAAAATCCAGAAAAGCTCA ATTAGTTCGAGTGAGTAAAAACTACCGATCAGTCATAAGAGCATGCATGGAGGAAATGCACCAGGCTGCAA TTGCTGCTAAAGATCCAGCCAGCAGTCGCCAGTTCAGCAGCCAG GTCTCCATCCTGTCAGCAATGGAGCTCATTTGGAACCTTTGTGAGATTCTTTTTATTGAAGTTGCCCCAG CTggcccgctcctcctcctcctcctcgacTGGGTCCGACTGCACGTGTGCGAGGTGGACAGTATGTTGGCAGATGTTCTGGGCAGTGAGAACCCAAGCAAGCACGAGAGGTTCTGGAACTTG GTGACCATCTTGGTGCTGCAAGGCAGGCTGGACGAGGCCCGGCAGATGCTCTCCAAGGAAGCCGACGCCAGCCCCACCTCTGCAGGCATGTGCCGAATCCTGGGGGACCTGATGAGGACCATGCCCGTTCTCAGC CCTGGTAACACGCAGACCTTAACGGAGCTAGAGCTCAAGTGGCAGCACTGGCATGAGGAATGTGAGCGGCACCTCCAGGACGGCACGTTCGTCTCCAGTCCTCACCTGGAGTCTCTCTGCAAG ATCATGTTGGGAGACGAAGCTGCCTTGTTGGAGCAGAAGGAGCTGCTGAGTAACTGGTATCATTTCCTAGTGACCCGGCTCTTGTACTCTCATCCCACAGTCAAGCCCATTGATCTGCATTTCTATGCCCAG TCCAGCCTTGACCTATTTCTGGGAGGTGAGAGCAGCCCAGAGCCCCTGGACAACATCCTGATGGCGGCCTTCGAGTTTGACATCCACCAGGTGATCAAGGAGTGCAG CATCGCCCTCAGCAACTGGTGGTTTGTGGCCCATCTGACTGATTTGCTGGATCACTGCAAACTCCTCCAGTCCCACAACCTCTA CTTTGGATCCAACATGAGAGAGTTCCTCCTGCTAGAATATGCCTCGGGGCTGTTTGCTCATCACAG CCTGTGGCAGCTGGGGGTGGATTACTTTGACTACTGCCCGGAGCTGGGCCGAGTGTCCTTGGAGCTGCACATTGAGCGCATCCCTCTGAGCACTGAGCAGAAAGCCCTCAAGGTGCTGCGGATTTGTGAGCGGCGGCAGATGACTGAGCAAG TTCGCAGCATTTGTAAGATCTTAGCTATGAAAGCTGTCCGCAACAATCGCCTGGGCTCCGCCCTCTCTTGGAGCATTCGAGCCAAAGATGCCGCCTTTGCCACGCTGGTGTCAGACAG GTTCCTCATGGATTACTGTGAGCGAGGCTGCTTTTCTGACTTAGATCTCATTGACAACTTGGGGCCGGCCATGATGCTCAGTGACCGACTGACATTCTTGG GAAAGTATCGCGAATTCCACCGATTATATGGGGACAAGCGTTTTGTTGATGCGGCTTCTCTTCTCCTGTCACTAATGACTTCTCAGATTGCCCCACGGTCTTTCTGGATGACACTCCTAACAGACGCCCTACCCCTTTTGGAACAGAAACAG GTGATTTTCTCAGCAGAGCAAACGTACAAGCTGCTGAGATGTCTGGAGGACTTGACCTCAGGACGACCAGAGCATGGAGAACCTGATGCCCAGCAACTCCAG GATGACGACATAGAGACCACCAAGGTGGAAATGCTGAGACTTTCTCTTGCACGAAATCTGGCGCGGGCAATTATAAAAGAAGGCTCATTGGAAGGTTCCTGA